One genomic segment of Bradyrhizobium prioriisuperbiae includes these proteins:
- the infC gene encoding translation initiation factor IF-3, which translates to MRRPSRAPAPVQKDGPRINDEIRNAQIQLIDQTGLNHGTVETIVAVKLAVEAGMDLVEISPNNNPPVCKIMDYGKYKFQAQKKAAEARKKQKVVEIKEIKLRPMIDDHDYEVKMKAMQRFFEEGDKVKITLRYRGREMAHQEIGTKLLDRVKTDVAELAKVEQDAKFEGRQVVMVLAPR; encoded by the coding sequence ATTCGCCGTCCCAGCAGAGCGCCAGCCCCCGTCCAAAAGGACGGACCGCGCATCAACGATGAAATCCGCAACGCGCAAATCCAGCTGATCGATCAGACCGGTCTCAACCACGGCACCGTGGAAACCATCGTGGCCGTCAAGTTGGCCGTCGAAGCCGGCATGGACCTGGTCGAGATCTCTCCGAACAACAATCCTCCCGTATGCAAGATCATGGATTACGGGAAGTACAAGTTTCAGGCGCAAAAGAAGGCTGCCGAAGCCCGCAAGAAACAGAAGGTCGTCGAGATCAAGGAAATCAAGCTTCGTCCGATGATCGACGATCACGACTACGAAGTGAAGATGAAGGCGATGCAGCGGTTCTTCGAGGAAGGCGACAAGGTCAAGATCACCTTGCGTTATCGGGGCCGCGAAATGGCGCACCAGGAAATCGGCACCAAGCTGCTCGATCGCGTCAAAACCGATGTCGCCGAGCTCGCCAAGGTCGAGCAGGACGCCAAGTTCGAAGGACGTCAGGTCGTGATGGTGCTGGCGCCGCGCTAA
- the rpmI gene encoding 50S ribosomal protein L35, whose amino-acid sequence MPKLKTKSGAKKRFKVTASGKVKHAQRGKRHGMIKRTKKQIRQLRGTRVLFKTDGDNIKKYFLPNA is encoded by the coding sequence ATGCCCAAGCTGAAGACCAAGTCGGGCGCTAAAAAGCGCTTCAAGGTGACCGCCTCCGGGAAGGTCAAACATGCTCAGCGCGGCAAGCGCCACGGCATGATCAAGCGGACGAAGAAGCAGATTCGTCAGCTCCGTGGCACGCGCGTGCTGTTCAAGACCGACGGCGACAACATCAAGAAATATTTCTTGCCGAACGCCTGA
- the rplT gene encoding 50S ribosomal protein L20 — MARVKRGVTAHAKHKKVYKAAKGFYGRRKNTIRTAKQAVEKAGQYAFRDRKRKKRTFRALWIQRLNAAVRPFGLTYSRFIDGLAKSGVTVDRKVLSDLAIHEPATFQQIAEKAKAALAA, encoded by the coding sequence ATGGCACGCGTTAAACGCGGTGTGACGGCTCACGCCAAGCACAAGAAAGTCTACAAGGCCGCCAAGGGTTTCTACGGCCGCCGCAAGAACACCATCCGCACCGCCAAGCAGGCGGTGGAGAAGGCCGGCCAGTACGCCTTCCGCGATCGCAAGCGCAAGAAGCGGACCTTCCGCGCGCTCTGGATCCAGCGCCTGAATGCGGCCGTGCGCCCGTTCGGCCTGACCTACAGCCGATTTATCGACGGCCTCGCCAAGTCGGGCGTGACTGTCGATCGCAAGGTGCTGTCGGATCTGGCCATCCATGAGCCGGCGACGTTCCAGCAGATCGCTGAAAAGGCCAAGGCCGCCCTCGCGGCCTAA
- the pheS gene encoding phenylalanine--tRNA ligase subunit alpha: MSDITALQDDLLNQIGAASDEAALEAVRVSALGKKGSISALLATLGKMSPDQRKVEGAAINAVKDKVTQALGERRDLLKSAALDARLARETLDVTLPVRDAPAEAGRIHPLSQVWDELTTIFADMGFTIAEGPDIETDDYNFTKLNFPIGHPAREMHDTFFFNPKEDGSRLLLRTHTSPVQVRTMLSQTPPIRVVCPGRTYRIDSDATHTPQFHQVEGLVIDKGSHLGHLKWILHEFCKAFFEVDNVNMRFRPSFFPFTEPSLEVDIQCRRGKDEIRFGEGEDWLEILGCGMVHPNVLRACNIDPDVYQGFAWGMGIDRIAMLKYGLPDLRALFDADVRWLNHYGFRPLEVPTLAGGLSS, translated from the coding sequence ATGTCCGATATCACCGCACTACAAGACGACTTGCTGAATCAGATCGGCGCGGCTTCCGACGAGGCTGCGCTTGAAGCCGTGCGCGTCTCCGCGCTCGGCAAGAAGGGCTCGATCTCGGCGCTGCTTGCCACGCTCGGCAAGATGTCGCCGGACCAGCGCAAGGTCGAAGGCGCCGCCATCAATGCGGTGAAGGACAAGGTCACCCAGGCGCTCGGTGAACGCCGTGATCTGCTGAAGTCCGCAGCCCTCGATGCCCGCCTTGCCCGCGAAACCCTCGATGTCACGCTGCCGGTGCGCGATGCCCCGGCGGAAGCCGGCCGCATTCATCCGCTCAGCCAGGTCTGGGATGAACTGACCACCATCTTCGCCGACATGGGTTTCACCATCGCCGAAGGTCCGGACATCGAGACCGACGATTACAACTTCACCAAATTGAATTTCCCGATCGGCCATCCGGCGCGGGAGATGCACGACACGTTCTTCTTCAACCCGAAGGAAGACGGCTCGCGGCTGTTGCTGCGCACCCACACCTCGCCGGTGCAGGTACGCACCATGCTGAGCCAGACGCCGCCGATTCGCGTGGTCTGCCCGGGCCGCACCTATCGGATCGATTCCGACGCCACCCACACGCCGCAATTCCACCAGGTCGAAGGCCTTGTCATCGACAAGGGCTCGCACCTCGGCCACCTGAAATGGATCCTGCACGAATTCTGCAAGGCGTTCTTCGAGGTCGACAACGTCAACATGCGGTTCCGGCCGTCGTTCTTCCCCTTCACCGAACCGTCGCTGGAGGTTGATATCCAGTGCCGCCGCGGCAAGGATGAAATCCGTTTCGGCGAGGGCGAGGACTGGCTGGAGATTCTCGGCTGCGGCATGGTTCATCCGAACGTGCTGCGGGCCTGCAACATCGATCCCGATGTCTATCAGGGCTTCGCCTGGGGCATGGGCATCGATCGCATCGCCATGCTGAAATACGGCCTGCCCGATCTGCGCGCGCTGTTCGACGCCGACGTGCGCTGGCTCAATCACTACGGCTTCCGGCCGCTCGAAGTCCCGACACTGGCCGGAGGTCTGTCGTCATGA
- the pheT gene encoding phenylalanine--tRNA ligase subunit beta, whose amino-acid sequence MKFTLSWLKEHLSTDEPLDKLADKLTMIGLEVEHIDDKAKALAAFTIARVISAEQHPNADRLRVCMVDTGHGAAPVQVVCGAPNARTGLVSVFSPPGTYIPGKDITLGVGTIRGVESHGMLCSAAELQLSEDHDGIIELPADAPVGATYAEWAKLGDPVIEINLTPNRQDCTGVHGIARDLSAADMGTLKDPAIKPVKGEFPSPVNVTVEDAALCPGFALRLVRGVKNGPSPEWLQKRLTSIGLRPINALVDITNFMTFDRSRPLHVFDAAKVKGNLTVRRARDGETLLALDGRTYTLDSNICVIADEHGVESLAGIMGGEASGCSEETTDVLIESALWNEINIAQTGRKLGINSDARYRFERGVDPAFMVPGLDMATKLVIELCGGTPSEAVVVGKSHGDDRVIDFPLTEVKRLAGIEVPLIEMRRILGHLGFMVAGNGPVVKVAVPSWRTDVDGKADIVEEIVRIVGVDRVPMVPFPRGDNPRKPVLTPLQQRTRRAKRALAARGMTEAVTWSFISKPHAELFGGGQPELALANPIAADLSDMRPSLLPGLVRSAQANADRGFNDVALFEVGQIFKGDRPQDQFIAAGGLRRGLASSKGVARHWSGSATADAFDAKADALAVLTAAGAPVQGLQVVPVQDSKNAPTWLHPGRSGAIQIGPQNVLGYFGELHPRALEALGAEGPLVGFEVILDRIPDAKAKPTRAKPLLDLSAFQPVSRDFAFIVDRGVKAGDMVRAAQGIDRKLITAVDVFDLYEGKGIEDGKKSIAIAVTLQPREKTLTDQEIDAVAAKIVAEVTKKTGGVLRG is encoded by the coding sequence ATGAAATTCACCCTCTCCTGGCTGAAAGAACATCTTTCGACCGACGAGCCGCTGGACAAGCTTGCCGACAAGCTGACCATGATCGGCCTTGAAGTCGAGCACATCGACGATAAGGCGAAGGCGCTTGCGGCCTTCACCATCGCGCGGGTGATTTCCGCCGAGCAGCATCCCAATGCCGACCGGCTGCGGGTGTGTATGGTCGATACCGGCCATGGTGCGGCTCCGGTGCAGGTGGTGTGCGGCGCGCCGAACGCGCGCACTGGCCTTGTCAGCGTGTTTTCGCCGCCGGGGACCTACATCCCGGGCAAGGACATCACGCTCGGCGTCGGCACCATTCGCGGCGTCGAAAGCCATGGCATGCTGTGCTCGGCCGCCGAACTGCAATTGTCGGAAGACCATGACGGCATCATCGAGCTGCCGGCAGATGCGCCTGTTGGCGCGACCTATGCCGAGTGGGCGAAGCTCGGTGATCCCGTCATTGAGATCAACCTGACGCCGAACCGGCAGGACTGTACCGGCGTGCACGGCATTGCGCGCGATCTCTCCGCCGCCGACATGGGCACGCTGAAGGATCCGGCGATCAAGCCGGTCAAGGGCGAGTTCCCCAGCCCGGTCAACGTCACCGTCGAAGACGCGGCGCTGTGTCCGGGTTTCGCGCTGCGGCTGGTGCGCGGCGTCAAGAACGGCCCGTCGCCGGAATGGCTGCAGAAGCGCCTGACCTCGATCGGGCTGCGGCCGATCAATGCGCTGGTCGACATCACCAACTTCATGACCTTCGACCGCAGCCGTCCCCTGCATGTGTTCGACGCCGCGAAGGTGAAAGGCAATCTCACGGTGCGCCGCGCCCGCGACGGCGAGACGCTGCTCGCCCTCGACGGTCGCACTTACACCCTCGACAGCAACATCTGCGTCATCGCCGATGAGCATGGTGTCGAATCGCTGGCCGGCATCATGGGCGGCGAAGCGTCGGGATGTTCGGAAGAGACCACCGATGTGCTGATCGAATCCGCGCTGTGGAACGAGATCAACATCGCCCAGACCGGACGCAAGCTCGGCATCAATTCGGACGCGCGTTACCGCTTCGAGCGCGGTGTCGACCCCGCCTTCATGGTGCCCGGCCTCGATATGGCAACCAAGCTCGTCATCGAACTGTGCGGCGGCACGCCGTCGGAGGCCGTCGTGGTCGGCAAGAGCCACGGCGACGACCGCGTGATCGATTTCCCGCTGACGGAGGTCAAGCGCCTCGCCGGCATCGAGGTGCCGTTGATCGAGATGCGCCGTATCCTCGGCCATCTCGGCTTCATGGTGGCCGGCAACGGCCCGGTGGTGAAGGTGGCGGTGCCGTCCTGGCGCACCGATGTCGACGGCAAGGCCGACATCGTGGAAGAGATCGTGCGCATTGTCGGCGTCGACCGGGTGCCGATGGTGCCGTTCCCGCGCGGTGACAATCCGCGCAAGCCGGTGCTGACCCCGCTGCAGCAGCGCACCCGGCGCGCCAAGCGCGCGCTGGCCGCTCGCGGCATGACCGAGGCTGTCACCTGGTCGTTCATCTCTAAGCCGCATGCCGAACTGTTCGGCGGCGGCCAGCCCGAACTCGCGCTCGCCAACCCGATCGCGGCCGACCTCAGCGACATGCGGCCGAGCCTGTTGCCAGGCCTGGTGCGCTCGGCGCAGGCCAATGCCGACCGCGGCTTCAACGACGTGGCGCTGTTCGAAGTCGGCCAGATCTTCAAAGGCGACCGGCCGCAGGATCAGTTCATTGCTGCCGGCGGGCTGCGGCGCGGCCTTGCCTCGTCGAAGGGCGTGGCACGCCATTGGTCCGGATCGGCAACCGCTGACGCGTTCGACGCCAAGGCCGATGCGCTTGCGGTGCTGACGGCAGCCGGCGCTCCGGTGCAGGGGCTGCAGGTGGTGCCGGTGCAGGACAGCAAGAATGCTCCGACCTGGCTGCATCCGGGACGTTCCGGCGCGATCCAGATCGGGCCGCAGAATGTGCTGGGATATTTCGGCGAACTGCACCCGCGCGCCCTCGAGGCGCTCGGCGCGGAGGGGCCGCTGGTCGGCTTCGAGGTCATCCTCGACCGTATTCCCGACGCCAAGGCCAAGCCAACCCGCGCCAAGCCGCTGCTGGATCTCTCTGCGTTCCAGCCGGTGTCGCGCGACTTCGCCTTCATTGTCGATCGCGGCGTCAAGGCCGGCGACATGGTGCGCGCCGCGCAGGGGATTGATCGCAAGCTGATCACCGCCGTCGATGTGTTCGATCTCTATGAGGGCAAGGGCATCGAGGACGGCAAGAAGTCGATCGCGATCGCCGTGACGCTGCAGCCGCGTGAAAAGACCCTGACCGACCAGGAGATCGACGCGGTCGCCGCGAAGATCGTGGCCGAGGTGACCAAGAAAACCGGCGGGGTGCTGCGAGGATGA
- a CDS encoding sulfite exporter TauE/SafE family protein yields the protein MSLAALLPSGISVSSVTAICVIALIAGVARGFSGFGSALIFMPLASSIAAPSLVAGLLLVIDSIAAAPLIPGAFRHADRKAVITMVAGSAVGVPLGTYALTQLDPVTTRWIISAFVIAMLALLASGFRYRGEDHGPIAAGVGGLSGFCSGLAQTGGPPIVAYWLGRPITPVMARANIVLFFAAADVFSVVSYLIAGLLTTDVLKLSLVVGPVFAFGLLVGAQMFGKASETLFRITCYALIALAAVIGLPLLDGLLR from the coding sequence ATGAGCCTCGCCGCGCTGCTGCCGTCGGGAATCAGCGTCAGTTCCGTCACCGCGATCTGCGTCATCGCGCTGATCGCAGGCGTCGCGCGCGGATTTTCCGGCTTCGGATCGGCGCTGATCTTCATGCCGCTCGCCAGCAGCATCGCTGCACCGAGCCTGGTCGCCGGCCTTCTGCTGGTGATCGATTCGATCGCCGCGGCGCCGCTGATTCCCGGCGCCTTCAGGCATGCGGACCGCAAGGCAGTGATCACCATGGTGGCCGGTTCGGCCGTCGGTGTTCCGCTCGGCACCTATGCCCTGACCCAGCTCGATCCCGTGACCACGCGCTGGATCATTTCGGCGTTTGTCATCGCCATGCTCGCGCTGCTTGCATCGGGCTTTCGTTATCGCGGCGAGGATCATGGCCCGATCGCCGCCGGCGTCGGCGGATTGTCGGGGTTTTGCAGCGGACTGGCGCAGACCGGCGGTCCGCCGATCGTCGCTTACTGGCTGGGCCGGCCGATCACCCCGGTGATGGCGCGTGCCAATATCGTGCTGTTCTTCGCGGCGGCTGACGTCTTCTCGGTGGTGAGTTACCTGATCGCCGGGCTATTGACCACGGATGTCCTGAAGCTGTCGCTGGTGGTCGGCCCCGTCTTCGCGTTCGGCCTCCTTGTCGGCGCGCAGATGTTCGGCAAGGCAAGCGAAACACTGTTTCGCATCACCTGCTACGCCCTGATCGCGCTCGCCGCCGTGATCGGCCTGCCGCTGCTCGACGGGCTGCTGCGCTAA
- a CDS encoding MBL fold metallo-hydrolase, giving the protein MIDRRDILKLAVAGAATSLVSAPRAFAQDAAKKPRTRIIFLGTKGGPRVGAGASNPANAVIVNGVPYVVDCGNGVTRQLASAGVALPSVKYIFISHHHSDHNLEYGNLAYNAWAAGLSTPIHSFGPKGIEEMTKIYWELNKFDVETRIADEGRPDPRKLLVAKDITDDGVVLKTDDVTVTAFRTPHPPIVDNFAYKFETPDGTVVFSSDTAYNPKLAEFAKGVDVLVHEVLYLPAVDKLVLRTKNGATLKKHLLDSHTSAEDVGRIAAAAGVKTLVLSHIVPPPGDGLDVTEEGLIAGVRQNFSGKVIVAKDLMELALPV; this is encoded by the coding sequence ATGATCGACCGCCGCGATATCCTGAAACTCGCAGTTGCTGGCGCCGCCACATCCCTGGTGTCCGCGCCGCGCGCCTTCGCGCAGGACGCGGCGAAAAAGCCGCGCACCCGCATCATCTTCCTCGGCACCAAGGGCGGCCCGCGCGTCGGCGCCGGCGCTTCCAACCCGGCCAATGCCGTGATCGTGAACGGTGTGCCCTATGTGGTCGACTGCGGCAACGGCGTCACGCGCCAGCTCGCAAGTGCCGGTGTTGCGCTTCCCTCGGTCAAATACATCTTCATCAGCCACCACCATTCCGATCACAATCTGGAATACGGCAACCTGGCCTACAATGCCTGGGCCGCCGGGCTCTCGACGCCGATTCACTCATTCGGCCCGAAGGGCATCGAGGAAATGACGAAGATCTATTGGGAACTGAACAAATTCGACGTCGAGACCCGCATTGCGGATGAAGGCCGGCCCGATCCGCGCAAGCTGCTGGTTGCGAAGGACATCACCGACGACGGCGTGGTGCTGAAGACTGACGATGTCACCGTCACCGCGTTCCGCACCCCGCATCCGCCCATCGTCGACAACTTCGCCTACAAATTCGAAACGCCTGACGGCACCGTCGTGTTCTCCAGCGACACCGCCTACAACCCGAAGCTCGCCGAGTTCGCCAAGGGCGTGGACGTGCTGGTGCACGAGGTGCTGTACCTGCCCGCGGTCGACAAGCTGGTGCTGCGCACCAAGAACGGTGCCACGCTGAAAAAGCATCTGCTCGACAGCCACACCTCGGCCGAAGACGTCGGCCGCATCGCCGCTGCCGCCGGCGTCAAGACATTGGTGCTCAGCCACATCGTGCCGCCGCCGGGCGACGGGCTCGATGTCACGGAAGAAGGCCTGATCGCCGGTGTGCGGCAGAATTTCAGCGGCAAGGTGATTGTTGCGAAGGACCTGATGGAACTGGCGTTGCCGGTGTGA
- a CDS encoding NAD(P)/FAD-dependent oxidoreductase: MPLTRRGLMGLSLGLAAAGPLRAIAAPLPRDADIVVIGAGAAGIAAARRVVAAGRKVLVVEATGQIGGRCQTDVTTFGVPFDRGAWWLYNPDSHPLVKLARGAGMEIAPATQGQKIRIGRRNARAGEAEDFLATLVRANRAIDEAARRSDVACASVLPKDLGDWAGTAEFLLGPFGGGKDLKDLSVGDQFRSTHRDAVALSRRGLGALIAKLGEGLPVALSTPATRVVWSNRDASVETSAGTIAARAVIVTASTNVLTSGKIKFAPDLPKRQFEAAAKLSLGSYDHIALELPGNPLGLSRDDVLIEQSKDNRTGILYANIGGSSLCMVDVGGSFGRDLAARGDAAMVAFATEWLVKLFGSDIAGSIKRSSTTRWDAAPYVLGAMSAAAPGGQAGRRVLMEPSGALFLAGEATHETQWGTVGGAWESGERAAEAALRKIGALKESAEPVPERPARKPRPKSSAPERAPGLAWPRS; this comes from the coding sequence ATGCCGCTGACGCGCCGTGGTTTGATGGGGCTATCGCTGGGTCTGGCCGCAGCCGGCCCGCTGCGGGCCATTGCCGCGCCGCTGCCGCGCGATGCTGACATTGTCGTGATCGGCGCCGGCGCCGCCGGCATCGCCGCGGCGCGGCGGGTGGTGGCCGCGGGCCGCAAGGTGCTGGTGGTCGAGGCCACAGGCCAGATCGGCGGCCGCTGCCAGACCGATGTCACGACCTTCGGAGTGCCGTTCGATCGCGGCGCCTGGTGGCTGTACAACCCGGACAGCCATCCGCTGGTCAAGCTGGCGCGCGGCGCGGGGATGGAGATCGCGCCCGCGACACAGGGCCAGAAGATCCGGATCGGACGGCGCAACGCGCGCGCGGGCGAAGCGGAGGATTTCCTGGCCACACTGGTGCGCGCCAATCGCGCCATCGACGAGGCCGCGCGGCGCAGCGATGTCGCCTGCGCGTCGGTGCTGCCGAAAGATCTCGGCGACTGGGCCGGCACGGCGGAATTCCTGCTCGGGCCATTCGGTGGCGGCAAGGATCTCAAGGATCTTTCGGTCGGCGATCAATTCCGCTCGACCCATCGCGATGCCGTGGCCTTGTCGCGTCGCGGGCTCGGCGCCCTGATCGCCAAACTCGGCGAAGGCCTGCCGGTCGCGCTGTCGACGCCCGCCACCCGCGTTGTGTGGAGCAATCGCGACGCCAGTGTCGAGACGTCCGCCGGCACTATTGCCGCGCGCGCGGTCATCGTCACCGCGTCGACCAATGTGCTCACGTCAGGCAAGATCAAGTTCGCGCCGGACTTGCCGAAGCGGCAGTTTGAGGCGGCGGCGAAGCTCTCGCTCGGCAGCTACGATCACATCGCGCTGGAGCTGCCGGGCAATCCGCTGGGATTGTCGCGCGACGATGTTCTGATCGAGCAGAGCAAGGACAATCGCACCGGCATTCTCTACGCCAATATTGGTGGCTCGTCGCTGTGCATGGTCGATGTCGGCGGCAGCTTCGGACGCGATCTCGCGGCGCGCGGCGACGCCGCGATGGTTGCGTTCGCGACCGAGTGGCTGGTCAAATTGTTCGGCAGCGATATTGCTGGTAGCATCAAGCGCTCCAGCACGACGCGGTGGGATGCTGCGCCGTATGTGCTGGGCGCGATGTCGGCGGCCGCGCCTGGCGGCCAGGCCGGGCGCCGCGTGCTGATGGAGCCCTCGGGCGCGTTGTTCCTTGCGGGTGAAGCCACGCACGAGACCCAGTGGGGCACGGTCGGCGGCGCGTGGGAGAGTGGCGAGCGTGCGGCGGAAGCCGCGCTGCGGAAGATCGGCGCGTTGAAGGAGTCCGCGGAGCCGGTGCCGGAGCGTCCGGCAAGGAAACCGCGTCCGAAATCCAGCGCGCCGGAGCGCGCGCCCGGCCTGGCGTGGCCGAGGAGCTGA
- a CDS encoding lipo-like protein has protein sequence MGLMLDTVGKLIARYLQKEVPGYEPFTPSDPERLRGLIQPGDVLLVEGNNRISGIIKYLTQSTWSHSALFVGPIDGASEPDGEPHVLIEANVGEGVTSAPLSKYYPYHTRLCRPVGLSFEDRTTVCRYAINRIGFGYDTKNILDLMRFLIPLPVPQRWRRRIIAMGSGDPTKIICSALIAQAFGAVRYPILPRVTEAGSRQARREILHIRDSSLYMPRDFDISPYFAIIKPTIERGFDYTALHWADKPKPLAEVAAEEDPFPARIHQAPEAPLAPADDVVVPMRRPAARRLEPVD, from the coding sequence ATGGGCCTGATGCTTGATACGGTCGGCAAGTTGATCGCGCGCTACCTCCAGAAGGAGGTGCCCGGATATGAGCCGTTCACACCCAGCGATCCGGAACGGCTGCGCGGCCTGATCCAGCCCGGTGACGTGCTGCTGGTCGAGGGTAACAACCGCATCTCCGGCATCATCAAGTATCTGACCCAATCGACATGGTCGCATTCGGCGCTGTTCGTCGGCCCGATCGACGGCGCGTCCGAACCCGACGGCGAGCCGCATGTGCTGATCGAGGCCAATGTGGGCGAGGGCGTGACGTCGGCGCCGCTGTCGAAATATTATCCCTATCACACCCGTCTCTGCCGTCCGGTGGGACTGTCGTTCGAGGACCGCACCACGGTCTGCCGCTACGCCATCAATCGCATCGGCTTCGGTTACGACACCAAGAACATCCTCGATCTGATGCGGTTCCTGATCCCGCTGCCGGTGCCGCAGCGCTGGCGGCGGCGCATAATCGCCATGGGATCGGGCGACCCGACCAAGATCATCTGCTCGGCGCTGATTGCGCAGGCGTTCGGCGCGGTGCGTTATCCGATCCTGCCGAGGGTCACCGAGGCCGGCAGCCGCCAGGCCCGCCGCGAAATCCTGCACATCCGCGATTCCTCGCTCTACATGCCGCGCGACTTCGACATCTCGCCCTATTTCGCCATCATCAAACCGACCATCGAGCGCGGCTTCGACTACACCGCGCTGCATTGGGCGGACAAGCCGAAGCCGCTCGCGGAGGTGGCGGCCGAGGAAGATCCCTTTCCAGCGCGAATCCACCAAGCGCCGGAGGCGCCGCTCGCGCCAGCCGACGACGTCGTAGTGCCCATGCGTCGACCTGCCGCACGCAGATTGGAACCGGTCGACTGA
- a CDS encoding sulfate transporter family protein, producing MLDAAVKALSQMLSAPMRAILWKAIGLSLVLIVVAGIGLQRLLTWFAGSGEAWIEASLGPDYHTAINVLAWIISIAASLGIVFGAVFLMPAITSFVASFFVDDIADHVEREHYPAERVGTALPPGVAVMEGSKTALLTILVYLVALPFVFLAGAGFIVFFIATAWLLGREYFELAAMRFRPPAEAKAMRKQNSAMVFTAGLFIAAFVSIPIVNLATPLFGMAFMVHMHKRLSGPRPELIEPGRIKVPTT from the coding sequence ATGCTCGACGCGGCCGTCAAAGCCCTGTCCCAGATGTTGTCGGCCCCGATGCGCGCCATCCTGTGGAAGGCAATCGGCCTGTCGCTGGTGCTCATCGTGGTTGCGGGCATCGGACTGCAGCGCCTGCTGACCTGGTTCGCCGGCTCCGGCGAAGCCTGGATCGAGGCCTCGCTCGGGCCGGACTATCACACGGCCATCAATGTGCTGGCCTGGATCATCTCGATCGCCGCCAGCCTCGGCATCGTGTTCGGCGCCGTGTTCCTGATGCCGGCAATCACCTCGTTCGTGGCGAGTTTCTTCGTCGACGACATCGCCGACCATGTCGAGCGCGAGCATTATCCGGCCGAGCGTGTTGGCACCGCGCTGCCGCCCGGCGTCGCGGTGATGGAAGGCAGCAAGACCGCGCTGTTGACCATCCTGGTCTATTTGGTCGCGCTGCCGTTCGTGTTCCTCGCCGGCGCCGGCTTCATCGTGTTCTTCATCGCCACAGCCTGGCTGCTTGGCCGCGAGTATTTCGAACTCGCCGCCATGCGCTTCAGGCCGCCTGCGGAAGCAAAGGCGATGCGCAAGCAAAACAGCGCCATGGTGTTCACGGCCGGTCTCTTCATCGCCGCGTTCGTCTCGATTCCGATCGTCAATCTGGCAACGCCGCTGTTCGGCATGGCCTTCATGGTTCACATGCACAAGCGGCTGTCGGGACCGCGGCCGGAGCTGATCGAGCCGGGCCGGATCAAGGTGCCGACAACTTAA
- a CDS encoding tripartite tricarboxylate transporter substrate binding protein, with protein sequence MIAATPFGGGTTALAQSSYPTRTITLVLPFAGGSGTDTTTRIIAQHLSVALGVGTVIENKSGANGSIAATYVARAAPDGYTLFVTTNTTHSANPSLLKTMSYDPIKDFTPIARTGDLPFMLLIHPDVPAKNVLELVALAKGAPGKFSYASGSSSASVSGATFARRAGIDLLHVPYRSSPPALTDVIGGRVSMMFVDIPTGLPHVKEGALRALAVTTTYRSSLMPELPTMQEAGVPDFDISSWQAWFGPANMPKEIVTRLNTEVRKIVEKPEVKARLSELGMEPFSGTPEELDKFVRDQLVLWTRLIKDAGIEPQ encoded by the coding sequence ATGATCGCGGCCACGCCATTCGGTGGCGGAACCACCGCGCTGGCACAATCGTCTTATCCGACCCGCACCATTACTTTGGTGCTGCCGTTTGCCGGCGGCAGCGGCACCGATACCACGACGCGGATCATCGCACAGCATCTGAGCGTGGCGCTTGGCGTCGGTACGGTGATCGAAAACAAGTCGGGTGCCAATGGCTCGATCGCGGCGACCTATGTCGCGCGTGCGGCGCCCGACGGTTACACGCTGTTTGTCACCACCAACACCACGCACTCGGCCAATCCGAGCCTGCTCAAGACCATGAGCTATGATCCGATCAAGGATTTCACGCCGATCGCACGCACCGGCGATCTGCCGTTCATGCTGCTGATCCACCCCGACGTGCCGGCAAAGAATGTTCTTGAACTGGTGGCGCTGGCCAAGGGGGCGCCCGGCAAGTTCAGCTATGCCAGCGGCAGTTCGTCGGCGAGCGTTTCCGGAGCGACCTTTGCGCGGCGGGCCGGCATCGATCTCCTGCACGTGCCCTATCGCAGCTCGCCGCCGGCGTTGACCGACGTGATCGGCGGCCGTGTCAGCATGATGTTCGTCGACATCCCGACCGGCCTGCCTCACGTCAAGGAAGGCGCGCTGCGCGCGCTTGCGGTCACCACCACCTATCGTTCCTCGCTCATGCCTGAGCTGCCGACCATGCAGGAAGCCGGCGTGCCGGACTTCGATATCAGCTCATGGCAGGCCTGGTTCGGTCCGGCCAACATGCCGAAGGAGATCGTGACGCGGCTCAACACCGAGGTCCGCAAGATCGTCGAGAAGCCGGAGGTCAAGGCGCGGCTGTCCGAACTCGGCATGGAGCCGTTTTCCGGCACACCGGAAGAGCTCGACAAATTCGTCAGGGACCAGCTCGTGCTGTGGACGCGCCTGATCAAGGACGCGGGCATCGAGCCGCAATAG